ATGAATTATTGTGTATTTTTACCATATATTCACAGTTATGAAATATTCtatatctgtattttttttttagttattattttcttccacgtAATTATTGAAATTTTGGCTATGTTACATGAGTCAAACCTTTACATTAGGCTATACAATTCTGAAGTTTCCTTCATAGATAAGGGAAATAAGCATGGAACACTTGTATTGTCTATTGCAAATTGAACAGAGTAAATACAAGTGAGACAACTATACAGTAGTCCTGAAGGAGAGCAGTGAGGAAAGCAAAGATGATGGTCAGGGCGGGGACAAGAGCAGACAGAAACTGAGATCTCCGTCACTGTGACTGGCTGCTCTACATTCTCGGGAtcctgagagaggagagagaagaaggtaaGTAAAGGCCATGCGTGCCTCTTTACACAATTGAGTGTTAAAACTACAAATAAATTCGACGAGACAGTCTTCAGTCTTAGCCGCCTCAAGTACCATGTCTCAATATTGTTGCGTGTTTCTTGCATAATTATTGCCCTGCTGGATGCGTGTCTGAACTACCAATCTACTTTTCCTTCAGGCTAataatatgtttgtttgtttgtttgtttatttccgtCCCGAAGACAGCTCGAACTTACAGCATGGCGAATAGCTACGACTGAGCGCATCCACAAGATACCGCGAAGACGCATCTCATGGCCACGGGCATCTCGCTGGGAGGGTGAATACTCGTGTCAATCATGCTACTGCGATATGCAACCATTTACAATGCTTAACCTGATACATAGAGGTCCGTAACCTAAAACACCGCTTTCTAAAGTTTCTAATTGAAGTTGCACACGGATTTCTAGGATTTTGGCAGTGGATTTCTGAAttaataacaagagaaacaatctTGGGAACTCAGCCAATCATCTCTTTGGCCGTTGAAAGTggtcatagtgagagagcaaagttttTCTGAATACCAACCTCACCTGACTATCCCTTATCCGCTCCtatcacgcacacacattcTCCAGTCATAGCAATAATCACAAAAGGCCTGACACCATATAGGTATTATTACAACTGTTCTCTATTAATCTCTATAGATCATGACGTAGTCTGAGTTATAGCTACATATAACAGTCTTTACTTATAATCATCTTCACCTGCGTACCTTCATATCTTTTCTAGTTATTATCCATATTAGAGCAGTGAATCAGCGTCTTTTTTTCGCGTTTTATTGCTTACCTGTTACTTACTCTCAGTCCTCTTCATAGTTTGACCTGTGTGTAGAAACTCCATGAGCTTTTATATGAATGATGTGTCAGTATAGCTGGACGTGATAACGAAAAAGAATGATCATGCatgataaccaataaatcgataaGGTGATCCTTATTGGCGATAACAGACAAATTTTTATTCCGATACTGATAACCGATCAGTCGACAGCTTcataattcagagataacgatcGATGTTGATATtctaaataagaagaagaaaaaaaaaatcgataaaaccaaatctatatttctatctttacCTCACTGAACTCAATCAATACACTCCGCTGAGTCACCTTCCTTTGATGAAGACTGATTAATCTCTTGCGGTGCCATCAATCCCCCACTACtaattcaaaacaataaaatagcaAAGCACTTGCGAGACCAACAACTCATAACCTCTCGTCTGACAGCTGCTGTTATCATGGCCCCTGATATTCAGAACAGTGGAAGAAACAGTGATTCTGTGCAGTAGTTATGGACTACTGTAAAAAGTTCTCACTTTCCGTTAACCCTAGCGGTGCCCTAATCTTAGCTGTTGCGCCGCCTAATGGAATAATTTCCATTTTCTCACTTCCAAGTATTCTCATGGAATTTCAGCCGGAACCTCCAGAGCCCATTTCCCACCTTATTTACCTAATACATACTGTATACAGCATGAGACTTTTTACTTCCTGACCTTGGTATCACCCTGGAAAACAGTTTTCTTTACCTATGTATAGCATAGTACTTTATTTGACATTCTAAAGTTTGTGTAACTACAGTTTTTCAGCTGATAGCTGATATTCATCACAAACACTGTCACCAcagacactaccaccactagagTGTCAAAACATGTGGATAATTCCTATACGAATGTTCATTGTTTCTTATACTATTcaggtaacgtgtgtgtgtgtgtgtgtgtgtgtgtgtgtgtgtgtgtgtgtgtgtgtgtgtgtgtgtgtgtgtgtgtgtgtgtgtgtgtgtgtgtgacaggcagACTAGTGGACATaatgttaacaataataatattttggtTTACTTATATTTGTATGGCAGCTTTACAGCTAAAAATTCACGTTACAACGTATATAGTTAAATAACCTGACCCATCCTAACACAGTTAAGTGCTATTGGTACACGTCGCCAACATTACACTTCGCAGGTGCACTCAACATATTACTCCCTGCAAGCTTCACTTACACTTACTTCACTGGAATCTGTGTACGCTCTTAGTTCTGGCACGACTGAAAAAGTAACTTGTCCTCATCCTTAATTCCGAGAGATCATCTCTACTTGTCATTGTTGGtcttcacttcattcattccctGGGGAGGCGGGTTCACACATGTCAATATGCAACTACAACTGCAAGAGACTAGAAGTATCGACAGAGCCCTTcaagtcggaacacgttcacacatagcgatGACTGGGAAGTGTCGTCTGGTTGGCGGGGAGTGAATGTTACCCAACAAAATGTTTTCCTCCAGGGactatcaaattaaatcatcagaagtattcaatcctgatctccaacaacaccctgcatataGGAAAACAGTTCATGGAGAGTGGCAGCCATATCATCCAACGGCAAcatcagagaaacagaagaaactgAAACTTTATGTTGCCTGTTATTCACTTTACACTTCTCTcgtcaaaaaagaaaagaaaagaaaaaaaaggccataTCAGGAATATCTGACTACATGATATGAAATGCTAGACTAGTTGCTCCATTCTGAAACATGTTTGGCTTACAATGAGTGAAGAGGGTAGTATGAAGGCATAACCTTGACTGTAAGGCTTCCATCGCTGGACGAACTCACCGTTGACATGTCTCTCAGATTGAGTCTATGATGCTGCTTGGTGCGGAAAAAATTTTacaggaatatggaaacactgCTTGTGTGAGTGGGGTGGGGGCGATGGGAGGGGGCAAGAATACGAGTAACTAATGCCGACCAAAACACTCCATCCGCTCTTCCCTCCTACTCCCAGCCAACACCACAAGTTTGACACCACGGGCTGACTTCCATACACTCACTGTCGGCTGTCGCCAAGGATTCTAGGatttttgtatattccttgggtGTCGCTCACCGCCCGGCAGCCTGACattctagacacacacacacacacacgatttatcTGGCAGCCACCGTATGAAAATGTAAGATATATATCTTCTTGTATATATGCTAGCATTAATACGGACTATTAAGTTGTATGCTTTTGGATTTGGTATAGCATGCACGGGGAAGGCATTGATGATTATGGTAGTTTGGCCTTTTTAGAATAGTAAAACATGGTTGAAAGTAGAGTAttgtgttttattgctatcatccAGTGCATTAGTGTTTGTAGATGTGGTTCTAATAAatcattgaaggaaggaaaccaaGATGagtgaaatgttttttttttttttttatgatgagtCTGGAGAAGAATACGGTGTAATCAGAAATGGCCATTGCTTATCATCGTTCGAGAGAGGAATTACGTAACAACTTTATCTGGCTAACCTTTATCTCGGTTTCCTTTTCTATCAATTACGGAgaaaattttatgaacgtgAAATATATTATTATGTAGTATATTATTTTACTTGTGTGACAAACATTGCAAAACTTGATTACTCGTCTATCTATTGAGAGTCCTGACAAACAAGTGATATGTTGATAATTAATGAGTGATAATTTGGTTTAATAGCAGCTGCATGAGCAACAAGATGAGTTCACCAAGTCTGAAGGCAGGAATTCGTTTTGGGATGGAATACTCAGTTATTAACAGGCGTCATGTATAGCAATGACATGTTACGGGTTGTAGGGGAGTATTTTCGATGATAACAATACTTATGAAAAAGCCTATCAACTCTGAAATtaggcaatattttttttttttttttttttacaccatgtgggcttttcacgggaatttatgggttaaagggagTACTTTCTTGGGATACCTCCtacctcaaagcccacccgctaggaaaccgttgcctcgagtgaggaagcccaacctacacttggaccgtggacaggatcgaacccgtgcacttggagacccctcagaacccaaagcacgcatggttccactgcaccacggttCAAGCGGTTTCAAAAAACACAAGTCACGTACAGTTCCGGCTCTTATAATGAATGGTCTGTGCTCCTCAGGACGATGATTATGATTGCCCTATCTTTACAATTCTGTGTCTTATCTAtacaatttattcattttttcatacTAATATGCGTCTTGTTTTTAAcaatttattgatctatttattttttatttattttatttatttatacatttaatatttatttatttacttattcatctattttatatatatatatatatatatatatatatatatatatatatatatatatatatatatatatatatatatatatatatatatatatatatatatatatatatatatatatatatatatatatatatatatatatatatatatatatatatatatatatatatatatatatatatatatatatatatatatatatatatatatatatatatatatatatatatatatatatatatatatatatatatattttttttttttttttttttttttttttttgctgtcacTAATTATGTGTATCTACATTCTGCTTAATGAGTCTTACTGTTGTCTCTCATCCACCGCTTTTCTCGTTTCCCTTTActtactttattctttgttcAGTTTGCGTAGTCAAAGATGCAGGCAGCTCTCGGTCGCCGGTCGCCACTATTGCAGCGTCATGCAGATTACTCGGCAAAATATACCTTGAACCCATATACAGTTTCTACCTCACGTACGGCAATCGTGACAAATATTGTGAAAAAGGGATGTCAGATATACTGTCGATGCTTCGTTCAAGATAATGGGTAGCCACACATTATACTGAAACATATATCTATAAGCAGCATCTATAGCAGTGTGCACATGTTTTGAGAGAAAGTAGACAAATTTGAATATGGAGACAGTATAAAATGAGTTTTAGCTCGGACTCTGtagttaatgatcttaaccaaacttcttgttctatccactcctacgcttatgataccaccctacacttttccacgtcttttcagagacgatcaacccttcaggaagttaacagatcacgcagggacgccccAAAACGCTTGACCTCTGATCTTTCTagtttctaagatttctgattggtgcAAAGAAAGCTTAGTTgtgttcaatacctcaaaaactcaattcctccatctatcaactcgacacaaccttccagacaaagtatcccctcttttttcaatgacactcagctgtccccatcttctacagtgaacattctcggtctgtcctttactcacaatctaaactggaaacttcacatctcatctcttgctccGCCAACTTAcattttctcgcccctccaactgctaactctgtacaagggccttatccgctgcccctgtatggagtactctttgcatgtttggggggttccactcacacagttttattatatagagtggaatcaaaagcttttcatctcatcaactccccttctctgactaactgtctaattcaacctctttctcaccgccgaaatgttgcatttctaACAAGCAATGGTGATTGAATTACGTGATATTAATGATTTCATAGATATGTAAGGCTTTATtttatcaataaaagaaaatcaaaagaaatcaAAACTGTCACTGGACCTGTCGGCTGCTCGTCAGATTCGTGTCAAGATACAAATATTGCTACTATTCCAGTCTGAAATGCTACTTGAATTCAATAATATTGAGGTACCTTTTTCACTGGATACTGTTATCATTAGTAATTTCGCAGACGACTCTACACTTATCTGGATGTACATTTTGTAATATGTTTGAAATAATGACACTTTTTTTCTGACGCTACAACGGACTGACAGTACTATCTCTGGTATAGACGGGATTTCAGGGATGGGTAAAAAGAGATGCGTGGCGCTACATATATTTCAGCATTAAATGTTAGATGAAAGGACCATTATTAGGGATACTACACAACTTTACgaaatttagtgattttattcgCTTTTTATAAGGGTGGATACAGCGCCCTTTCAAATTATGAGTTGGCAATTCTAACCTCATGCACTTTGGCGTACCGTGTAGTGCATACGAGCCATGGAGCTAGGATGGGTGTTGCCTCGTTAAGTTTCCCTTAGAATCTTGCCATTCTGTAATatgtattttgatgtttttttgggatatatttggggtgttttaagtatGTTTGGTAGTACTACAGGATGTTTTGGGTTAGCGTGATCTTGTGTTTCATGATATAGGTTATTTCACTAATCTTGAGTCTGGTTTGGAggggttttgagtgtttgagggcattttgaaGGATTGAatggtgttttgagtatttgagggcattttgagtGATTATATGCTGTTTTGagatgtgttttgggttagtttttaatgtttttgagTTGTTTGAGTGTGGATGATCTTTTGAGTGGATGTGGGGATGGATTTCATATATGTTGGGTGTTGTTTTTAGATGTTGCATGATGTTTTGAGTGTACATTGGGTTAACTGTGTGTTTTAAATGGTTTGAGTGTGGGTGGGAGGGGTTGATTTTGGTATATACTGGTTGTTTCTAGTGACCTAGGTGTCGTTATTGGTATTcagaggtgttgcatggtgttttgaatgtgttttggcTTACTTTTGagggttttaagtggtctgGATGTGCGTGGTCTGTTTTATGGTGTTGGTGTATATTGTGTGTTTCTAATAAGTTCTAAGTGTATTTGTTGGTATATTGAGATGCTGTAtggttttttgagtgtgtttcagattagttttgagtgttttaagttttAAGTGTGTGGGAGTGGTTTTCTGGGTGCATTCGGGTGTATGTGTGGGTTTCCCGAGTCTTATTATTATGAAAGGTTTTATTGTTTGtaagcacatacatacataaagatatatatatatatatatatatatatatatatatatatatatatatatatatatatatatatatatatatatatatatatatatacacgagggggattaaaaaaatacacagaattttatcattctttattgATCTTACAATACCAGTAATCTATGTTTCAACATAGCCTCCAGGCTGTTTCCATTCTTTTAGACCATTTTCGAAGAAATCTGCAGACCTCTTTGTGAGCCATGCTTTTGCTGCGGTTTTAGCCTCAACAGTGCTATTAAAACGGACGCCTTTCAACTGTTCTTTAAGTtttgggaataaaaaaaagtcagacaGAGCTAGGTCTGGGCTATTTGATGGATGTGGCAGTAATTCCCATCGAAATTCTCTCAAAACATCCTTTACAATGTGTGAAGAATGCGCTGGTGCGTTGTCATGATGCAAGAGGATTCTGCGATGGAGTTTTCCTGGATGCTTTTTAGCCAATTCTGCTCTGCTTCCTTAAAACTTCTACATAATAGGCTCCTTTGACAGTTTTTGGACCTCCTAAAAAGTCTACAAGCACAACTCCTTTAGAATCCCAAAAAATGATTGCCATTACCTTGTTGACAGACCTCTCAGATTTGAATTTAATTGGGCCAGATGATCTGCATGGGAGCCATTGTTTGGACTCTTTGTTTCAGGATCATACTGGTATACCCATGTTTCATCACCTGTGATGATTCGACTGAAAAAATTGTCTTCATTGTCTTCAATTTTGGTCAAAATCGCCGTTGACAATTTAGCTGATCTGGACGCAACACTTTTGGGACCCATCAAGCAGAAAGCTTACTGAGGCCTAAATCTTCATGCAGAATCGAATGAGCTGAACCAACTGATATGCTCACAGTCTCAGCTATCTGATGAACTGtcagttttccattttcttcgacTAGGCTCCTAACAGCATCAATGTTTTCACTACTTTTCGAGGTTGTTGGTCTGCCACGACCCTCATCATCTTCAACAGCTTCTCTACCATCTCGCAATCTTTCAATCCATTTATaaatgcaagttttttttttggagcATCATCCCAAAAATGTTCTGCAAAGCTTGAATGATCTCCGTTCCTTTCCAACCAAGTTTTACCAAAAATTTTATGCTGGTTCTTATCTCAAAATGCTTACGTTCCATGGGTCAAAAACCAACCTTTTTCAACTAGTTCCTGACTGCTTCGTTTCCAAGCGAATAATGACTGGTAGCAACCAAAAGATAGCCAAGAGCATGCCTTTTCTGGCAGACATGTTCCAACATGTTTTATCCTGTTGGCACTCGGGACATGGGAGTAttcctcgtattttttttaacacccctcgtatatataaataaataaataaataaataaatatatatatatatatatatatatatatatatatatatatatatatatatatatatatatatatatatatatatatatatggccacAGTTGCCTGCCATTACaaaaatagtaagagagagatcCTGTTTATGTGTGTCATGACATTTATTGAAAGGAGAGTGGGTTTTAGTTACCTTGGGGTAATTTCtttagtggtggtattggttaGTGGGTGTCTTTGTCTACCTGGGATCTGTCACAACTCTGTAATGTATAAGGGCTCACAGCAGTGGTGAAGCCAAGTGGGCTTTGGGGGGGTGTGAGGCCCCACATAGGCAAACCCCCTTTTGTCAGCGCCCTCCCCAATATTGCTAACCTTGCTGTAATATCAATTTATTCTTGGAGAACTAAACATGCAGCTGAGCATTGATACTATTATAGACACATTTACTGCTAATCACTAGAATGGGGCATAGttcttaatttaatttcttGATTTAAAGTTCTTGGGCTGTTTGCATTGTTCTAACTTATACTATTCTTCTGCAGATTCTATTAATTTCATATAGAATCATTCTTTTCTGCCATGTTATCTACGTACTTATGCATGTTTATACTATATCTTATTTCCTTTGATAGGGTGGCTTTTGCCTTAATGGTAATAAGTTTTGAATATACATTATTCTggatttccttcattttatgtATTTCCTTGGGCAGAATTTCAGAGGAGATAAAAAATTGTTATACATTAACACTTCATTTTCAAGTAATACAGATGTCTGAGATGCACCTTAGTATTTATACATATCAATTTACAATCAGCACTTCACTTCAATGACACTTTGTGAAGCCCCTCCACATTTTATCAAAGCCCCACCTTAGACCCCTAAGTGAAAATTTCCTGGGGCCACCATTATTTCTCACAGTCACAatgtttcatctcttgctatcttctatctaATACATACAGTATTGTGAAATATTCAGGGAGCTAATTATTCTATCTATTATTCAGTAAGTATTTGAGCATACTAAAAATATATCACTCTCTTAAAGATGATGGAATGTAACTGTATTATTGTCACCAGAGAGTACTGTGGTGTATTATGCAGCACAGTCATTTATCAAGTGAAAGGCCCTCAGGTGCAATTGCTGGACTCAATAGCATCAGCAGTTAtcagagagatgaaaatacttCTAGAGAAAGAAAGTTATTTTTGTAACAagacttcattttcttcatttgtgttctttATGAAGAGATGATAATGTCTCATTGTCCTTGAAGCAAATACatgatttttgtattttagaatgGCACTGTCTCGTATAGGTTTTTGATTTAGCACTTTTGATCCTGTGGCATGTATGCCCATCCTCAAACCATCACAGTTTCTGTAGTGGTGCAACACTGCAAACAACTTGGGAGATGCCTGATTCTTGGAAGTAGGCTTCAGGAAGTGGTGCACCATGTGGTGACCCACTGCAACCACAGCCTCAGGCACCACTATTACCTTGGAACGACTTTTTGGAGGCCACAGCCTTGTTTCTCGAAAGATGTCTGTGAATACCTTgaaatcattattttcatttgtctgATTTTTGGTCTGAAACTCTGAGCAAAAAAATGCATTAAGTATTAAGACAGAATCTCCCTCTTTtccatgtttgtgtttgatgACACTTGTGTATAACTGCCCTAAATTGCTGATAGGGGCCCGGGGCACAATAAATTCGTCAAGGTCCACAATAGCAACATAATTATGTTGGTATGAAGTCCTATAAACACAATCATTGATGGAGGTTAGAGATCCAAGGTCCCACAGTGTCTCCCACTCATTGAAAGGAATGTTCCAAGGCAACAAGTAGATGTTGACCTCCCCATCTCCCATCAGAATCATTAAaaattcttttaccttttcacTGATTGCATATTcatagaaatagaaatgagaaatgTTGAGGACAGTACTGTAGTAGCTTATGAATATAGTAATAGCAGCTAGGTCAGTGTAAGGACCAAACAGAGGGCGCACACACACCGCAGTGTGGTTCAAGCCATCCtgttctgtttttctatttggGGTCAAGTAAATCAATTTATGTGATGCATTGCTGGCTCCATGTCGTACCAGTGATACAGCATAAGGCACTCTGTTTTCACCAAGTCTGGAGGAGTTACTTGATAACCTTGGTGGTGAACAAAAAAAGTATGTTCCAACAAATACTTTCAGTCCCTCTTCATAAATGAAGGCATTCAATTGACCTTTTTCAGTGTCTTGTCCTGCATACCACAGGAAGCAAGAGTAATTCAGTGCATCAGGCTTTATTTCACCAGACCACTTATACTTAGCAATATCAAGCAGCAGCTCTTTCTGATATCGAAGGATGCCCAAAATTCTCACCATGGGACCCATGGGTAGGTTCTGCCGAGCATCCCAAAAGGCACTATAAATATAGAGATCATCTGTGATGTGCATCCAAAGTGAAAAAACTTCCTGGGCATTATATAAGTGATTACCAAAAACTGTCATGTTTTTAGATCCAGTAACTTGTGAGGAAAAGGTACTCTTAGGCAACATAGAGATGGGATGGGAGAATTCTGATGACGAAGTTTCTGTATCTTTCCCCTTAAGCCGATCTCGATAAAAATGCTGAGAGTTAGTCTTTTCACCTGCTTCTTGCCTCTTTGCAACCCATGATCTTCCTCTGCCATCTTTTAGCATAACCTCTTCCTGTATCATCTTCTGCAAGAGGAGATTCAGGAATATAAAGCAGCAGATAAATGGAAACATCCTCCTGAAGGTGCGCATAATGCAAGCATAGTGGGGAACCAATACCATCCTGCCAACAGGCTGCAAAACCATTCATGTCTTAAGAAAACACCAGAACATCTGTAGTGATTGCCCAGTAGAGGAGCACATAGATGAAATTTTTCTGATACTCAGCTACTGGTGAAGACCAAGTTTCCTCTATTTGATGGGTGGTCCCATGTCTGTATGCTGTGATGAGTGAGCAGGTTGCAGGGATGAATGCTGGAGGGTCCCATTGTGAGCCAGTCAGGGGCTACTGCTGGTGCAGATCTTATTGATGGtagcaggtggcagtggtgatatcCTGTTAAGAGACAAAGCCTGTATTAGTCatagataaagtgtgtgtgtgtgtgtgtgtgtgtgtgtgtgtgtgtgtgtgtgtgtgtgtgtgtgtgtgtgtgtgtgtgttcagttctTTTTCTCTAGGTATCCACCTCAGGGTGCTGCATTTCGTCATTACCATTACTGCAGaagctattttcttctcttactggGAACATCAAggcttctttctttgtatttacattttcattgcTTTTGTCAAAATTTTGGTTTCATCACAACAATTTTTCAAGTAGTGTCAAATTTCTGCCATATCTTTCCTACTACTGACACTAATGGTGCCCTATTAtaggtatattttcttttttttctgtgaggcTCATACTTTTCTCTTACAGTGGTCAACATTAAAGTCTTTGTAAAAATCATTTGAGCCTTGGTGCTCCTGGCATAAGGCCTCTCATAGTGAATTTATCCTGTCTATTGGTAGTCTCCATGATGCACAAAGATTGGGCATCTCACTCTCACCATGGGTCCAAAGGGTCCCAAGAGAGATTGACACATCAGTTTCCAAATATCAGTGCTTAGGATACTGCAGATTACAATGAAGTGACATTTTTGTTGTAATATTAATTTACAagatttatataattttctatttGACAATTTTGAGAAACAAAGTAGTAATTTCAACTTGCAGATAAGTAATTATCTAATACACCAAGAAAAGCAAATACTACAAATTATTGTTTGCCATCtgatattaatctctctctctctctctctctctctctctctctctctctctctctctctctctctctctctcggtaagaaTGGGTTTACATTATGCCATGGAAAATGtctgaaatgaataaaataaaaaaaagtatagtacAAAAACTTAATAATATGCCAATATCATTTATCAGGTTGTCCATCCATATCCAATGGCATTCTTGTAAAAGCTGTTTTGTTCATCTTATTTAAACTCGAGTTATTTCATTGTTCTGAATTCaaaattatttaatttttcattatgtctttgattgattgattgatacatttattgttgaattaataaagaaatacaacaattgaggaggatggaccttgccacccaccccctgggcaaagacttaaggttaaagtatcaaaaatatataaatagacagtatacataacaagaatacaagtacgtacttaaataaaataaatacataatattgcacaccttactgcataaacatcctacagtcagGGAACAAACTCAGGATATTccttgagtatatccctgagaggttgagtctaggagatggtcaatgagcctatacaagtcatgttgaccttgtggcctaaatctagcaatgagaggacattccatgatatagtaatgcagagtgtgtccccttggtgcagcacacagcacacaccaagagaagcactgacttaccgaaagtatttgtagcctaatctgagcctgaATGCCACCCTGtcgtgtgatgcagtgtgtctcccataggtgtaagcacaACTCTGGGAGACACCTGCATAGTactgcatagtgaagactagtgtcACAGCCTCTAAAGGCAACTTCATTTTGTCTGTATGAATCTTCAAAATGAATacaatatttcattttccttctcagaTACTCTGACCAATTTAACTTTCATCTTCACAAACTTGCatgcaaacactttttttttttctgctgaggTGCTCAACGTCAATTTATAGAGACGCTCTTTACTATAgttgggttcacacgtgccaatttgcgattgatattttacgtacgtagagtttccgactcatcccttTAAGTCGGAGTGTCACACGTAGCGCCTAGAAAATATCGACTAATTGGCGCCTTGGcaggaagtgagtgtaaacaaacagctacccgccaagatgtcttcctccagtgacgatgct
The window above is part of the Portunus trituberculatus isolate SZX2019 chromosome 38, ASM1759143v1, whole genome shotgun sequence genome. Proteins encoded here:
- the LOC123515012 gene encoding uncharacterized protein LOC123515012; translation: MVLQPVGRMVLVPHYACIMRTFRRMFPFICCFIFLNLLLQKMIQEEVMLKDGRGRSWVAKRQEAGEKTNSQHFYRDRLKGKDTETSSSEFSHPISMLPKSTFSSQVTGSKNMTVFGNHLYNAQEVFSLWMHITDDLYIYSAFWDARQNLPMGPMVRILGILRYQKELLLDIAKYKWSGEIKPDALNYSCFLWYAGQDTEKGQLNAFIYEEGLKVFVGTYFFCSPPRLSSNSSRLGENRVPYAVSLVRHGASNASHKLIYLTPNRKTEQDGLNHTAVCVRPLFGPYTDLAAITIFISYYSTVLNISHFYFYEYAISEKVKEFLMILMGDGEVNIYLLPWNIPFNEWETLWDLGSLTSINDCVYRTSYQHNYVAIVDLDEFIVPRAPISNLGQLYTSVIKHKHGKEGDSVLILNAFFCSEFQTKNQTNENNDFKVFTDIFRETRLWPPKSRSKVIVVPEAVVAVGHHMVHHFLKPTSKNQASPKLFAVLHHYRNCDGLRMGIHATGSKVLNQKPIRDSAILKYKNHVFASRTMRHYHLFIKNTNEENEVLLQK